Proteins from one Halopseudomonas pelagia genomic window:
- the cobC gene encoding alpha-ribazole phosphatase family protein, with protein sequence MLIELLRHGETALAGSLRGSLDDELTPAGWQQMHQACQSPGTWQHIISSPLRRCAAFAFELGARLGTPVSLEPGLCELHFGEWEGQYPADLMREHADTLAAFWRDPYACTPPGGEPVLAFEQRVLASLDDLALRHAGDKILVITHGGVMRLLLARAQGLPREQLLQVQVALAERVLLRRHPDGDLEQL encoded by the coding sequence GTGCTGATCGAACTGCTTCGCCACGGTGAAACAGCCCTGGCCGGCAGTTTGCGCGGCAGCCTGGATGACGAACTGACGCCCGCTGGCTGGCAACAAATGCACCAGGCCTGTCAGTCCCCCGGGACCTGGCAGCACATCATCAGTTCGCCGCTGCGTCGCTGCGCGGCTTTTGCCTTCGAGCTAGGCGCGCGACTTGGCACGCCGGTGAGCCTGGAGCCCGGTCTTTGTGAGCTGCACTTCGGCGAATGGGAAGGCCAGTATCCCGCCGATCTGATGCGTGAACACGCCGACACCCTGGCGGCTTTCTGGCGGGATCCCTATGCCTGCACGCCCCCCGGCGGCGAGCCGGTATTGGCGTTCGAGCAGCGGGTGCTGGCAAGTCTGGATGATCTGGCGCTGCGGCATGCCGGCGACAAGATCCTGGTTATAACCCATGGTGGCGTGATGCGGTTGTTGCTGGCGCGGGCGCAGGGCTTGCCACGCGAACAACTGCTGCAGGTGCAGGTGGCACTGGCCGAACGAGTGCTGCTGCGTCGTCATCCTGATGGTGATTTGGAGCAGTTATGA
- the cobT gene encoding nicotinate-nucleotide--dimethylbenzimidazole phosphoribosyltransferase, giving the protein MSRPWWSAAVAQWDQAALLEAQQRQSELTKPTGSLGQLETLAVQLAAMQGSDQPAIDAPWITIFAADHGVMAENVSAYPQSVTGEMLRNFSQGGAAICVLARHLGATLKVMDLGLAVPIRSLSNVEHRFIAPGTANFCRAPAMTTEQCLEAIRVGQEAVLAIDKADLFIGGEMGIGNSTSACALASALLGRPAALLVGPGTGLSKSGMEHKLRVIQRGLLRHAAHLRDPLAALSRLGGLEIAALTGAYLAAAQRGMPMLIDGYISSVAALCATRLNPGCREWMLFSHRSAEPGHTLVLQALQASPLLDLGMRLGEGSGAAVAVPLLRAACALHNQMATFAQADVSDRQPC; this is encoded by the coding sequence ATGAGCCGGCCATGGTGGAGCGCAGCCGTGGCGCAGTGGGACCAGGCAGCCCTTCTCGAAGCCCAGCAACGGCAGAGCGAACTGACCAAGCCGACAGGTTCTCTTGGGCAACTGGAGACCCTGGCTGTGCAACTGGCAGCCATGCAAGGCTCGGATCAGCCAGCCATCGATGCGCCCTGGATCACTATTTTTGCTGCTGATCATGGGGTGATGGCCGAGAACGTGTCTGCCTACCCGCAGTCGGTAACTGGCGAAATGTTGCGCAATTTCTCCCAGGGTGGTGCCGCTATCTGTGTTCTGGCGCGGCACCTGGGCGCGACGCTGAAAGTCATGGATCTGGGCCTGGCAGTGCCGATTCGCTCTTTGAGCAATGTGGAGCATCGCTTTATTGCGCCGGGCACCGCCAACTTCTGCCGTGCCCCGGCCATGACGACCGAGCAGTGCCTCGAGGCCATACGCGTCGGCCAGGAGGCGGTGCTGGCGATCGACAAGGCCGATCTGTTTATTGGTGGAGAAATGGGTATCGGTAACAGCACCAGTGCCTGTGCGCTGGCCAGTGCTCTGCTGGGCCGGCCTGCGGCCTTGCTGGTAGGGCCGGGGACCGGGCTGAGCAAGTCCGGAATGGAACATAAACTGCGGGTCATCCAGCGTGGATTGTTACGCCACGCTGCGCATCTGCGTGATCCGCTTGCGGCCCTGTCACGGCTGGGCGGACTGGAAATAGCGGCGCTCACCGGCGCCTATCTGGCTGCCGCGCAGCGCGGCATGCCGATGCTGATCGATGGATATATCAGTTCGGTCGCGGCCCTCTGCGCGACCCGGCTTAACCCGGGTTGCCGCGAGTGGATGCTGTTCAGCCACCGCAGCGCCGAGCCCGGGCATACGCTGGTGCTTCAAGCCTTGCAGGCATCGCCGTTACTGGACCTGGGCATGCGCCTGGGCGAGGGTAGCGGTGCTGCGGTGGCGGTACCTTTGCTACGCGCAGCTTGCGCATTGCATAACCAGATGGCGACCTTCGCGCAAGCGGATGTCTCTGATCGCCAGCCGTGCTGA
- the cobU gene encoding bifunctional adenosylcobinamide kinase/adenosylcobinamide-phosphate guanylyltransferase, with amino-acid sequence MQELILGGARSGKSRLAEQLAKDSGWPVTYIATSQALDGEMSERIRQHQQSRPAEWALVEEPLALADVLRREAATERCLLVDCLTLWLTNLLLCDDQSRLEVEREALLDCLGALPGRIILVSNETGLGVVPMGELSRRYVDAAGWLHQALAQRCERVLFCIAGLPMALKGALP; translated from the coding sequence ATGCAAGAATTGATTCTGGGCGGCGCACGTTCCGGCAAGAGCCGGCTGGCCGAACAACTGGCCAAGGACAGCGGCTGGCCGGTGACCTACATTGCTACCAGTCAGGCGCTGGATGGCGAGATGAGCGAGCGCATTCGCCAACACCAGCAAAGTCGCCCGGCCGAATGGGCATTGGTAGAAGAGCCCCTGGCGCTGGCTGACGTATTACGCCGCGAGGCCGCCACCGAGCGTTGCCTGCTGGTCGATTGTTTGACGCTGTGGCTGACCAATCTGCTGCTGTGTGATGACCAATCCCGGCTGGAAGTCGAGCGCGAGGCCCTGCTCGATTGCCTTGGTGCACTGCCGGGCCGGATTATTCTGGTCAGCAATGAAACCGGGCTGGGCGTAGTACCCATGGGCGAGCTCAGCCGGCGTTATGTGGATGCGGCGGGCTGGCTGCATCAGGCGCTGGCGCAGCGCTGTGAGCGCGTGTTGTTTTGCATCGCCGGTTTGCCGATGGCCTTGAAGGGAGCACTTCCATGA
- a CDS encoding cobyric acid synthase, producing MSTLMIQGTTSDAGKSTLVTALCRWLRHQDVKVAPFKPQNMALNAAVTVDGGEIGRAQAVQAQAAHLEPHTDMNPVLLKPNTDVGAQVIIHGHAIGCMDAVAYHAYKPTALRAVLASHQRLLASYDTILVEGAGSPAEINLRAGDIANMGFAEAVDCPVILIADIDKGGVFAHLVGTLALLSESEQARIKGFVINRFRGDIALLQPGLDWLEAHTGKPVLGVLPYLHDLHLEAEDAVNANQGAKTLDALRVVVPVLPRISNHTDFDPLRLHPQVDLQFIGPGQPIPPADLIILPGSKSVSADLAFLRQYGWDHAITRHLRYGGKLLGICGGLQMLGQRIDDPLGLEGPAGSEAALGLLDFFTTLQAHKRLTRVEGQLQIDQAKVSGYEIHAGRSAGPALERPLLYLDSGEADGALSEDGQIAGTYLHGLFESPQASQALLQWAGLAQAQALDYAALRERDIERLAQSVEAHLDTELLRQLCGVPACKN from the coding sequence ATGAGTACGCTGATGATTCAGGGCACCACCTCGGATGCGGGCAAGAGCACACTGGTAACAGCGCTATGCCGTTGGTTGCGTCATCAGGACGTCAAGGTGGCGCCGTTCAAACCACAGAACATGGCATTGAATGCGGCGGTGACGGTCGATGGCGGTGAGATCGGCCGCGCTCAGGCGGTGCAGGCCCAGGCCGCGCACCTGGAGCCGCATACCGATATGAACCCGGTGCTGCTCAAGCCCAATACCGATGTGGGCGCTCAGGTCATTATTCATGGCCATGCGATTGGCTGCATGGATGCGGTGGCCTACCACGCCTACAAGCCCACCGCCCTGCGCGCGGTACTGGCGTCTCACCAACGTTTGCTGGCGAGCTACGACACCATCCTGGTTGAAGGCGCAGGTTCGCCGGCAGAGATCAATTTGCGGGCGGGTGATATCGCCAATATGGGCTTTGCCGAGGCGGTAGATTGCCCGGTGATTCTGATTGCCGATATAGACAAGGGCGGCGTGTTTGCCCACCTGGTCGGTACGCTGGCATTGCTCTCGGAAAGCGAGCAAGCGCGGATCAAGGGATTTGTCATCAATCGTTTCCGCGGCGATATCGCGCTGTTGCAGCCTGGCCTTGACTGGCTGGAGGCGCACACTGGCAAGCCGGTGCTGGGCGTATTGCCTTACCTGCATGATCTGCATCTGGAGGCCGAGGATGCGGTGAATGCCAATCAGGGCGCCAAGACCCTTGATGCGCTGCGGGTGGTGGTGCCGGTACTGCCGCGTATCAGCAATCACACTGACTTTGACCCATTGCGTCTACACCCGCAGGTCGACCTACAGTTTATTGGGCCGGGCCAGCCGATTCCGCCAGCGGATCTGATCATTCTGCCGGGCTCCAAAAGCGTCAGTGCCGATCTGGCTTTTTTGCGCCAGTACGGCTGGGATCATGCGATCACCCGCCATCTGCGTTATGGCGGCAAGTTGTTGGGGATTTGCGGCGGCCTGCAAATGCTCGGTCAGCGCATTGATGACCCGCTGGGTCTTGAGGGGCCGGCCGGTAGTGAAGCAGCGCTGGGGCTGCTGGATTTTTTCACTACCTTGCAGGCGCACAAGCGCCTAACACGGGTTGAAGGGCAACTGCAGATAGATCAGGCAAAAGTCAGTGGTTATGAAATCCATGCCGGGCGCAGTGCAGGGCCGGCGCTGGAGCGCCCGCTACTGTATCTAGACAGCGGCGAAGCCGACGGTGCTCTCAGTGAAGATGGGCAGATTGCCGGGACCTATCTGCACGGCCTGTTCGAATCGCCACAGGCCAGTCAGGCACTACTTCAGTGGGCGGGGCTGGCGCAGGCGCAGGCTCTGGATTACGCTGCGCTGCGTGAACGGGATATCGAGCGTCTGGCACAGAGTGTCGAAGCCCATCTGGATACTGAATTGCTACGGCAATTGTGTGGAGTTCCTGCATGCAAGAATTGA
- the cobD gene encoding threonine-phosphate decarboxylase CobD — protein MLEHGGRLRQAAAHYGIAVEDWLDLSTGLAPYVWPLPALGPAIWARLPEEGDGLETIAAGYYGAAQALPVAGSQAAIQTLPQLFASARVGFIEPCYAEHRYAWERAGHETIGLDQVGVASHLERLDVLVVVNPNNPTGTQIDVETLLEWHEQLHRRGGCLIVDEAFADIAPEHSLAEFSDRPGLIVLRSLGKFFGLAGVRLGFVLSEAGMLVALQRQLGPWSVSGPARAVGKAVLADHTTQTLWRARLRRDGQRLVELLTEHGLSPAGGCALFQWVPHPQAADIHAALARQGILLRLFDQPAALRIGLPGSESAWQRLHAALADMHFSTPARAGV, from the coding sequence ATGCTTGAACACGGCGGTCGGTTACGCCAGGCCGCAGCGCACTACGGCATTGCCGTCGAGGACTGGCTTGATCTGTCCACCGGGCTGGCGCCTTATGTATGGCCGCTGCCGGCCTTGGGCCCGGCCATCTGGGCACGGTTGCCGGAGGAGGGCGACGGCCTGGAGACAATTGCCGCGGGGTATTACGGTGCCGCCCAAGCGCTGCCGGTGGCAGGCTCACAGGCGGCGATTCAAACGTTACCGCAGCTGTTTGCATCCGCTCGCGTGGGTTTTATCGAACCCTGCTATGCGGAACATCGCTACGCCTGGGAAAGGGCGGGGCACGAGACTATCGGCCTGGATCAGGTTGGTGTAGCCAGCCATCTGGAGCGTCTTGATGTGCTGGTGGTGGTCAATCCGAATAATCCAACCGGCACTCAGATCGATGTTGAAACGCTGCTGGAATGGCACGAGCAGTTACACCGACGCGGCGGGTGTCTTATCGTCGATGAAGCCTTTGCAGATATCGCGCCGGAGCACAGCCTGGCTGAATTCAGCGACCGCCCAGGTCTGATTGTGCTGCGCTCGCTGGGCAAATTCTTCGGCCTTGCCGGCGTGCGATTAGGCTTTGTGCTGAGTGAGGCAGGGATGCTCGTCGCATTGCAGCGGCAGCTCGGGCCCTGGAGCGTCAGCGGTCCTGCACGGGCGGTGGGCAAGGCGGTGCTCGCCGATCACACTACGCAGACTTTGTGGCGGGCGCGTTTGCGGCGTGATGGGCAGCGCTTGGTAGAGTTGCTGACCGAACATGGCCTGAGCCCAGCAGGCGGTTGCGCGCTGTTCCAGTGGGTCCCGCATCCCCAGGCCGCAGATATCCATGCGGCGTTGGCCCGCCAAGGCATTCTGCTCAGATTGTTCGACCAGCCAGCGGCATTGCGCATCGGTTTGCCCGGCAGTGAGTCCGCCTGGCAGCGGTTGCACGCGGCATTGGCTGATATGCATTTCAGCACGCCAGCGAGGGCGGGCGTATGA
- the cbiB gene encoding adenosylcobinamide-phosphate synthase CbiB, whose translation MSAAVLSAPWLIGALLLDHFLGEPKRWHPLVGFGLFADYLEATLNRDSARRGRGLLAWALAVLPLTLGAWALASLPIIGWVFSLLLLYLAIGLRSLAEHAEPVIKALREGDLAEARLRVSYMVSRQTDELDEEGIARATTESVLENGSDAVFAALFWFALLGAPGVVLYRLSNTLDAMWGYRNARFRQFGWAAARLDDALNYLPARLVALTYALCGRTRQALHCWRIQAPAWDSPNAGPVMAAGAGALNVSLGGPAIYQGELHQRPTLGAGPQAKAEDIDRAVKLVRQGVVLWLLTLAVLWGLLYA comes from the coding sequence CTGAGCGCCGCCGTGCTGAGCGCCCCTTGGCTGATCGGTGCGCTACTGCTTGATCACTTTCTGGGTGAACCGAAACGCTGGCACCCGCTGGTCGGCTTCGGTCTTTTTGCCGATTACCTGGAAGCCACCTTGAACCGCGATAGCGCGCGGCGTGGTCGCGGGTTGCTGGCCTGGGCCCTGGCGGTGCTGCCGCTGACGCTGGGCGCCTGGGCGCTGGCGAGCTTGCCGATCATTGGCTGGGTTTTTTCATTGCTGCTGCTGTACCTGGCCATCGGACTACGCAGCCTGGCTGAGCATGCCGAACCCGTCATTAAGGCGTTGCGCGAGGGTGATCTGGCCGAGGCGCGATTGCGCGTGAGCTATATGGTCAGCCGCCAGACCGATGAGCTGGACGAGGAGGGCATAGCTCGCGCCACTACCGAGTCGGTATTGGAAAACGGCAGCGACGCAGTATTTGCCGCGCTGTTCTGGTTCGCCCTGCTAGGTGCGCCGGGTGTGGTGCTGTACCGCTTGAGCAATACGCTGGACGCGATGTGGGGCTACCGCAATGCGCGGTTTCGCCAGTTTGGCTGGGCCGCGGCGCGGCTGGATGATGCGCTCAATTATCTGCCGGCCAGGCTGGTTGCGCTGACCTATGCCCTGTGCGGGCGTACACGCCAGGCATTGCACTGCTGGCGCATCCAGGCGCCGGCCTGGGACAGCCCCAACGCCGGTCCGGTGATGGCCGCCGGGGCCGGGGCGTTGAATGTCAGCCTGGGTGGGCCGGCAATTTATCAGGGCGAGCTGCACCAGCGGCCCACTTTGGGCGCCGGGCCGCAGGCAAAGGCTGAGGATATTGATCGCGCCGTAAAGCTGGTCCGCCAGGGTGTAGTGCTCTGGTTACTGACACTCGCGGTGCTCTGGGGGCTTTTGTATGCTTGA
- a CDS encoding cobalamin-binding protein — MMKGPQRIVCLSTETCEVLYRLGEQDRIVGISGFTVHPPQARKEKPKVSAFISAKTEKILALKPDLVLGYCDLQADMAAELAREGLEVHLFNQRDIAGILRMIETLGALVHAGDKAEALVAELQLSMDRVRQQAAQLTRRPKVYFEEWDGPLISGIRWVSELIELAGGEDCFAELSHHPKAKQRYITDPQEVVRRAPDLIIGSWCGKRFRPEHLFDRPGWPGIPALSNEQLFEIKSPDILQPGISALTIGLDQLHELIRQWDQRQC, encoded by the coding sequence GTGATGAAAGGCCCGCAACGCATTGTCTGCCTGTCCACCGAAACCTGCGAAGTGCTGTATCGCCTGGGCGAACAGGATCGCATTGTGGGTATTTCCGGGTTTACCGTCCACCCGCCGCAGGCCCGCAAGGAAAAGCCCAAGGTCTCGGCTTTTATCAGTGCCAAGACCGAAAAGATTCTCGCACTCAAGCCGGACCTGGTACTTGGCTACTGTGATCTGCAGGCCGATATGGCCGCGGAACTGGCCCGCGAGGGGCTGGAAGTTCACCTGTTCAATCAGCGCGATATCGCCGGCATCCTGCGCATGATCGAAACTCTGGGCGCGTTGGTGCACGCCGGTGATAAAGCCGAGGCTTTGGTTGCTGAGTTGCAGCTGAGCATGGATAGGGTGCGCCAGCAGGCAGCGCAACTGACCCGTCGACCCAAGGTGTATTTCGAAGAGTGGGATGGTCCGTTGATTTCCGGCATTCGCTGGGTGAGCGAGCTGATCGAACTGGCCGGCGGGGAAGACTGTTTTGCCGAGCTCAGTCACCACCCGAAAGCCAAACAGCGCTATATCACTGACCCGCAGGAAGTGGTGCGCCGCGCGCCGGATCTGATTATCGGCTCCTGGTGCGGCAAGCGCTTCCGGCCTGAACATCTGTTTGACCGGCCCGGCTGGCCGGGGATTCCGGCGCTAAGCAATGAGCAGCTGTTCGAAATAAAATCGCCGGATATTCTGCAGCCCGGCATCTCGGCGCTGACCATCGGGCTGGACCAGTTGCATGAGTTGATCCGCCAATGGGATCAGCGTCAGTGCTGA
- the bluB gene encoding 5,6-dimethylbenzimidazole synthase: MSTADFSDAERAAVYRAIRERRDMRHFSGGEVPAEQLSRLLEAAHQAPSVGLMQPWRFVRITQPGLRTAIHQLVEEERQRTAEALGERAEDFMRLKVEGIRDCAELLVAALPDGREQHVFGRRTLPEMDLASVACAIQNLWLAARAEGLGLGWVSLFDPQALAELLGMPADAKPVAVLCLGPVEAFYAEPMLVEQGWTNPRPLSELLFTDKWEL; this comes from the coding sequence ATGAGTACAGCGGATTTCTCCGACGCCGAGCGTGCGGCGGTGTACCGGGCGATTCGCGAACGGCGGGATATGCGCCATTTCAGCGGCGGTGAGGTGCCTGCTGAGCAGTTGTCACGCCTGCTGGAAGCCGCCCATCAGGCGCCCAGTGTCGGGCTGATGCAGCCCTGGCGCTTTGTACGCATTACCCAGCCGGGTTTACGCACCGCCATTCATCAGCTGGTTGAGGAAGAGCGGCAGCGCACCGCAGAAGCACTGGGTGAACGTGCCGAGGATTTTATGCGGCTCAAGGTTGAAGGCATTCGCGACTGCGCCGAGTTGCTGGTAGCTGCGTTGCCGGACGGCCGCGAGCAACATGTGTTTGGCCGCCGGACGCTGCCGGAAATGGATCTGGCCTCGGTCGCCTGCGCAATTCAGAATCTGTGGCTGGCTGCCCGTGCCGAAGGGCTAGGCCTGGGTTGGGTTTCGTTGTTCGATCCGCAGGCGCTGGCAGAGCTGCTCGGCATGCCGGCGGATGCCAAACCGGTGGCGGTGCTGTGCCTGGGCCCGGTTGAAGCGTTCTACGCCGAGCCGATGCTGGTCGAGCAAGGCTGGACCAACCCCAGGCCGCTGTCCGAACTGTTATTTACAGATAAATGGGAGCTGTGA
- a CDS encoding cobyrinate a,c-diamide synthase, whose product MTESVVTEQQCPALLIAAPASGQGKTTITAALARLHSRQGKRVQVFKCGPDFLDPMILQRASGRPVYQIDLWMIGEQESRKLLSKAAAESDLILIEGVMGLFDGTPSAADLARCFGVPVLAVIDGSGMAQTFGAMAHGLASYQAGLPFAGVLANKVGSARHGEILRDCLPDSCAWFGALPRSEAIGLPSRHLGLVQADELADLDARLDAAADALLASADTQLPAPIRFSAPEAAPAGTSSAALAGVRIGVARDSAFAFIYQANLDLLAQLGAELLFFSPLTDTQLPEIDSLYLPGGYPELHLAELGGNQAMQAAIREHHDAGKPIHAECGGMLYLCESLTDAEGQSAELVGLLPGRATMQKRLTALALQEVALPEGTLRGHTFHHSSIECELEPLVRGECPNYKRTAEAVWRIGRLTASYIHLYLPGNPQAAAALFCP is encoded by the coding sequence TTGACCGAATCCGTCGTCACAGAGCAGCAGTGCCCGGCACTGCTGATCGCCGCGCCTGCTTCAGGGCAGGGCAAGACCACCATCACCGCAGCCTTGGCCCGGCTGCATAGTCGGCAGGGCAAACGGGTGCAGGTGTTCAAGTGCGGACCGGACTTTCTCGATCCGATGATACTGCAGCGCGCCAGCGGGCGACCGGTCTATCAGATCGATCTGTGGATGATCGGTGAGCAGGAAAGCCGCAAGCTACTCAGCAAGGCGGCCGCCGAGTCCGACCTGATTCTGATTGAAGGGGTCATGGGGCTGTTTGACGGTACGCCCTCAGCGGCGGATCTGGCGCGCTGCTTTGGGGTGCCGGTGCTGGCGGTGATCGATGGCTCCGGCATGGCCCAGACCTTTGGCGCCATGGCCCACGGCCTGGCGAGCTATCAGGCTGGCTTGCCCTTTGCCGGGGTGCTGGCCAACAAGGTTGGCAGTGCCCGGCATGGCGAGATACTGCGCGATTGCCTGCCCGATAGTTGTGCCTGGTTCGGCGCGCTGCCGCGCAGTGAAGCCATCGGCTTGCCGAGTCGGCATCTGGGTTTGGTGCAGGCGGATGAGCTGGCGGATCTGGATGCCCGGCTGGATGCGGCAGCCGATGCGCTACTGGCCAGTGCTGATACCCAGTTACCTGCGCCGATTCGCTTCAGCGCGCCGGAGGCTGCTCCAGCTGGTACATCTAGTGCAGCGCTGGCAGGCGTACGTATCGGTGTGGCGCGGGATAGCGCCTTTGCCTTTATCTACCAGGCCAATCTGGATCTGCTGGCGCAACTGGGCGCGGAGCTGCTGTTCTTCTCGCCGCTGACCGATACCCAACTGCCCGAGATCGACAGCCTGTATCTGCCGGGCGGTTATCCCGAACTGCATCTGGCCGAGTTGGGCGGCAACCAGGCGATGCAGGCTGCTATCCGCGAGCACCATGATGCCGGCAAGCCGATTCACGCCGAATGCGGCGGCATGCTCTATCTGTGCGAATCACTGACGGATGCCGAGGGGCAAAGCGCCGAGCTGGTCGGCCTGTTGCCGGGTCGTGCGACCATGCAGAAGCGCCTGACTGCGCTGGCGTTGCAGGAAGTTGCGCTGCCGGAAGGCACCTTACGCGGGCATACCTTTCATCATTCCTCCATCGAATGTGAACTGGAGCCGCTGGTGCGCGGCGAATGCCCGAATTACAAGCGCACCGCCGAGGCGGTATGGCGGATCGGGCGGCTGACGGCGTCTTATATCCACCTGTATCTGCCGGGCAACCCCCAGGCGGCAGCGGCTCTGTTTTGCCCATGA
- the cobO gene encoding cob(I)yrinic acid a,c-diamide adenosyltransferase, protein MSDSAERDERHRLRMQRKKAIVDEKIAQAQEEHGLLLVLTGNGKGKSSSAFGMAARSLGHGLQVGIVQFIKGARSTGEETFFRRFPEQVRYHVMGAGFTWETQDRQDDIAKAQAAWAVAVELMSDPTVALVVLDELNIALKYGYLSLDQVLQDIGSRPMAQHVVVTGRGAPPALIDAADTVTEMGVVKHAFKSGIKAQKGVEF, encoded by the coding sequence ATGAGCGATAGCGCCGAACGCGACGAGCGTCATCGGCTGCGCATGCAGCGCAAGAAGGCCATTGTCGACGAGAAAATTGCCCAGGCTCAGGAAGAGCACGGCCTGCTGCTGGTGCTGACTGGCAACGGCAAAGGCAAGAGCAGTTCGGCCTTCGGCATGGCTGCTCGCAGTCTGGGTCACGGCTTGCAAGTGGGCATCGTGCAGTTTATCAAGGGCGCGCGCAGCACCGGAGAAGAAACCTTCTTCCGGCGCTTTCCCGAGCAGGTGCGCTACCACGTCATGGGCGCCGGCTTTACTTGGGAAACCCAGGACCGTCAGGACGATATCGCCAAGGCGCAAGCCGCCTGGGCGGTGGCGGTGGAACTGATGAGCGATCCCACGGTAGCGCTGGTGGTGCTGGATGAGCTGAATATTGCGCTGAAATACGGGTACCTGTCGCTGGATCAGGTATTACAGGATATCGGCTCGCGACCCATGGCCCAGCATGTGGTGGTCACCGGTCGTGGCGCGCCACCGGCTCTGATAGACGCTGCCGATACCGTGACCGAGATGGGCGTGGTTAAGCATGCATTCAAATCCGGCATCAAGGCGCAGAAGGGAGTGGAGTTTTGA